Part of the Nicotiana sylvestris chromosome 2, ASM39365v2, whole genome shotgun sequence genome, AATAAGGAGACCTGTTTTGAAGAACTTTAGAAGGAAACCTATTAATCAAATGTATTGCAATAAAAAGGCAGTCACCCCAGAATTTCTTTAGGGCATGTGACTGAAATAATAAAGCTCTACAAGTCTCAAGTAAGTGTCTATGTTTGCGTTCaaccactccattctgttgtggagtTGCAACGCAAGTGGTTTGATGAATTATTCCTTGAGAAGAAAAATAATCTTTAGGAATGTTCCCTGTTCGTAATTCATATACATTATCTGATCTTATTATTTTCACGTTGGCAGAAAATTGTCTTTCAATAAGGgaaaggaaagatttcaaaatagGAAAGGCATTTGATTTTGTGGAAAGGAGGTAAGTCCAAGTACTTCTAGAAAAATCGTCCACTATAGTAAGAAAATACTTTTCTCCTTTATATGTTGGAGTGTTATAAGGTACCCATTTATCAATGTAAATCAAGTCAAAACACTTCTTGGATTTAATAGTGCTGGTTGGAAAGGGTAGTTTAGATTGTCTTTCCATGGGGCAAATTTCACAAGGAAAATCTTTAAGTTCTCTAAAAGTGATAGGAATTCCTGTAATGTTCTTCATTGTATGATAAGAGAGATGTCCAAATCTATTGTGCCAAAGTCTTTCAATAGTAGAAACATTGCAACTAGGAATAATTTCATTGATTATTTCATTCAAATTTTCATGACAGACAGGACTTAAAGACTTAGAACAAACATGACTCAAAGATTTAGAACAAGCAGACTTGGACACAAAAGGACAGGACTCTGTGGCATTGCACTTAGGTAATTGACTGGCAACTGAAGAAACTTGGACATGGAGCTTTGAAAAGTCTTGAGAAGTGTTATCTTTCAGCATGTAAAGACCTGTTTTTGCTTCACCAAAAAGCTGATGCCTCTTCATTGAAGGGGCCTGCATAAAACACCCATGCTTAGTAAACATCAAAATACAATTAACTTGCTTACAAAGTTGATATACTGACAACAAACTGTGTTTGAATGTAGGGACAACAAGCACATTATGAATCTCAAGATCTAAGTTCAAGAACAACTTCCTACCATTGTAACCTTTACGTTGTAGGAATTAGGTAAATTAACAAagatggaatttgaaagtttctttATGTTATGAAGTAGGTTCTTATCATATGTCATGTGCTGTGTTGCACCTGAGTCAATAATCCAAGTATTATGAAAAAGGTTGGAAAAGAAAGAGGTAAACTTGTGTAGAACAAAATTTGTACCAGCAAGGTTAGCACTAACACCAGGTTCAGGTTTTGAGGTTGATCCACTAGATCCGTGCACTGTCCAGAACATTTGGATTAATTTTTCACATTGTTCTTTGGTAAAGCCTTGACTGTTGACTGAAGTTAGTATTGTATTTGCTCCAGTACCTACATTATCTCCTTCTTCGGTATTTACTACATTAACTTGATGGTTTCCATAGCCCCATTTCCTTTGTTTGCTTAACTTGAAATGTTCTGAATAACTAACCAACTTGTAGCATTTTTCTTTAATATGTCCCgtctttttgcaatatttgcaGTACAACTCATATTTCCTCAAATCAAAGTTAGAAAGTTGATTTCCTCCTTTGTTCTCTACGTTTCTCCTTTGTCCATTCCATCTCTATCCAGTCAACATAAAAGCAGCAGATTCAATAGAGACATGAGTACCTGAGTGTATCTCCCTTTGAGTTTCCTCATGCAAGATGATTGAGTAAGCTTGTGCAATTGTGGGGAGTGGTTTCATCATCAAAATATTACCTCTTACTCCACTGTAAACATCATTTAGCCCCATTAGAAATTATATTAGCCTTTGGTCCTCATTCATCTTGTGGTTGTGTGACTTTGCACCACATTTACAATCACAGTTGCAAGTCATAAAAGTATTTAGTCCTATATTCTCTTCAGCTTAGTGAAATACCCTGTCACGCCATTAGTTCCTTGGTTGCTGTTGTTTAGCTCTCTTTGTAGCTGGAACAACTTAGTCATATCAGCTTGCCCATAatgctgctctaactcattccaCAACTCTTCAGACGTTTGAGAGTAAATAACACTCTCTGCAATGTCCTTGCTGAGAGAGTTAAGCAACCAAGTAATGACCATGTCATTGTACCTCCTCCATTGATATTGCATCGGTGGATCTGTTGGCATGGTATACGTTCCATTAATAAAACCAAGCTTGTTCTTAGCGGATAAAGATATCAAGATGCCTCTGCGCAAGTTTGCATAACTAGTTTCATCAAAGTTTATATTGATGAGATTCATTCCCGGAGAATCTGAGTTGTTCAGAAAATAAGGATGACAAGCATCTATTTTTTCAGCCAATGTCTCAGCCATTTTTGGatcagaaaaaatattttcagtGTTTGATTCAACCATCTTTATATTGATGGAGATTCAAAGAAGAAGGAGAACAAGAGAAAATTGTAGAAAATAATATCTTAGtgatgctctgataccatgagaAAAAATATGGAGAATCTTCAAtatctttctatttttttctttttacaatAACCTATTTATATAATAATGAGAAAGAATATTTCTAGCTATCCAAGAGAAGTTGCCCATACCCTCTGTCCCACTTATGTCCAAGACACCTTTAGACTTAGGCACCTTTTCTTTTTCACATCATTCGAACAAATAGCATTAACAGTTCCCAACAACTTTATTCAAAGACTATGAAATATTTTTCGCATCACTCGAACAAATAGCAGTAACAGTTCCCAATAACCTTGTCCAAAGACTGTGAAATAGTTGCGTCGATTTTCTTTTCGGCAACAGATATTGCCGTACACACTTCATGTTTGACCATTCTATCATATGTAATAGTAATTCACATGTTAGATTTAATTATATTATTCATTGTTTAGTATTATTACATTGTTAACAAAAACTTTTATTAGCATATcattttgtttaatatttttttctGCTCGCTTTCTTTTTGCAGTATAAGGGAAGATAATACTTTTATTAATACCCCCCACGTCCCTATTGTTAATTGGCTTCTACTACTTACTCCCTccgttctaatttatgtgaacctgtttgactgggcacggagtttaagtaaaaaatgaagaattttagaatttgtggtcctaaacaagtccaaatggggcccagagtatttgtgtggttataaaagcttctcattaagggtaaagttgtaactttaagctaaattgttaccaaatttagaaagggttcactctttttggaacggactaaaaaggaaataggttgaCATAAAATAGAACAGAGGGAGTATTAAGTATCGCCAACTGCTTTTTCAACTTCTTTGAAAGCTCTGTGTCCATTTCTGCATATATTCTCTCTCTTCTTTTATACGCAAGAAAGAGAGACTTGATAAATACTGAACAATATTGGCACATAAAAACGCAATATATTCATAAATTTGTACTACTACGCATATATATTATTATAGTAGTAGAGAAAAATAAGGCCCTTGTTTGGTACGCATTATGATCCAACAAGAAAATCAAGACTTGGCTTCTTCCTTGCCTGCTCTTCCACGATTAGATCGACTTGATCGTCTTGTAATTTGATCTTTCTTCCTCCACTAGATATCAAATTAAGGTAGTTTTCAGCTAAGTACggaatttaagaaagaaataatttttttaaaatgtcATAACAAACTTTGTTAGGCTATAAAAATTTGTCATTAACCGTAAAAATATTTTGCTAACCAACTGCGAAATCGTGGAGATGCAGCTGCAGCTTCTGGAAGAGAAACATGGCATTTCAGGATTCTGACTCTGACGTCCTCTGCTCTGGAACAAGTTCATCACAAAGGCACACTCATGGAGCGACTTTCCGTCCTTGAGACTCGAGTTTCGCAGGTTTAATAAAGATTTAATTACATATACTGGCAGTAAAATGAGTTTTTACACTGCATGTCAATTAATTTAACCTGTTGTCGCGCATGTTAATTGCCTTATTGTTCAAGTTATTGGTtccatttaatttattttttggaTAGTTACCTGTAATTTTCCTTTACATGACAATAATGTCAAAGTAACTTTGCACAAAAATATTTGATTTCTATTGTAGTTAAGCCAGATAAGACTAGATATGGATGAATGGAAATTGTCAAGGTCGAGCTCATCAACAGGTGCACTTTCTTTTTCTGAGAAGTCGGGGAATACTTCAGTTACGTAAAAATACGTCTCTacggttttaaaaaaaaaagttacttttgtacctaaaacgcagtataatattgCGTTTTACTTTAATGGAATTTTAGCCTTTAAAATAAAGCGTAGTATAATATTGCGTTTTACTATAgcacagtattatactgcgttttacaccTTAAatttaaccccccccccctcttcttcCCACGACAGAACACTGTCATCTCCCCCTCCTCCATTAAAATATAGCAGCGGTCCCCTCCCcccaaattataaaaaaaattcgaGTGGACTCCACCCGTCACACAAAAAGTGAAGATTGTAGGTCCCGCATACAACCCAAGCCTTCGATTGTTGTGGTTTCCTTAATTCGAgctcaaaatttcaaatttttgacttttctaaaaatataaatcgAGGTATTCAGATTTAGTTTATGACGAAACttgtataataatgcatatttgTTGTCTTGAATGTGTTTTTACGttgttttgtattttatttgcgattaaatttgtatgttatttttatccggaTTAAATTAttagtatttaaaaaaaatagttaaagttgagaaatattttttcttgttaataaaatttttcataaatttcttttactgttttatatgtaatttcatgaatgttatgttattaaaatatgtttgttgtttttatttagtatagattatttatttgcttaaagaatagtccccttttagcgtagtaaaatatagagccttatagcgtagtaaaatatagagttttttagtgtagtaaaatatagagccttttagcatagtaaaatatagagccttttagcatagaatctctgtagtttaagtatctactaactacaaactctatccaattacactttacaagaattaattatttaatttataaaacaaacacatagaactaacaaattaatatatgctgtcaaattaaatatcgagcgtggaactcatagatatttatcctgtccaattaaaaattaattatttaatttataaaactaataaaattgtaaaaatattgaaattgacacacataagaattcaggatagcttggtgctactggggctcaaatatcgagcctggaacccatagatatttattttgtccaattaaataattaaatatttaatttataaaactaacaaaattctaaaaatactgaaattgacacacataaaaatttaggataacttggtgctactgggcctcaaatatcgagcctggaacctatAGATATATACTTTTTccaattaaatatttaattttaaaactaaaacaaaattctaaaaatattaaaattgacacacataagaattcaggatagcttggtgctattgggcctcaaatatcgagcctagaacccatagatatatactctgtctaattaagtaattaaatatttaatttataaaactaacaaaattctaaaaatattgaaattgacacacataagaattcaggatagttTGGTGTTATTGGGCCTCAAATaccgagcctggaacccatatatatatactatgtacaattaaataattaaatatttaatttataaaactaacacacaaataatattgtttaatttacagtagaTGACATGGACGTGCCGCCGGTGCATCCTGGACCTTTCTCAGATGAGATATTAGTGTTACAGGGCGATCATAGGTCCGACTACGTATTGGGAGGGAGAGCTAGTGGAGCAGACTCTCCGCGCCAGGAGAGTGGACGGCGTGTAGGACTTTATCAGGGAGAGAGAGGTTTTCATTCCCGCTAGTCCAGTGCCTGCGTGATACGGGCTTCTATAGGATTTTTGAGATTGGGCGGTTGTAGCTCGACTGGTCTCTAATCACGGCGTTGATAGAgaggtggcgaccggagacgcacattTTTCACCTGCCAattggcgaggccaccatcatGTTTCAGGATGTTCAAGTTTTATATGGGCGACATGCTGATGGACTGGTCGTTGCACTGCCTCAGTATATGAGATCTATGATGCGTGCCCAGTATTTGGACTTGCTGCAGCAGTTCACTGGTTTTAGCCCACAGGGTGAGGATGCAGCTTCAGGAGGCAGTCGTATTTCTGTAATAGCTATTAGACAGCATTTAAAGGTATTGCACGCCGACATCACCGGCGAGACAGAGGATCTACATATTCACCAGTACACGAGGTTGGTGTTGCTCCTTCTTTTTGTgggtgtcttgttcccgaacactttgggaaatctagtgagtatgcgatttcttcatcatcttcagCAGCTAGATGAGTTACCCCAGTACAGTTGGGGTGTTGCTATTCTCGCTTACCTGTATAGGAGTATGTGTTGGTCTAGCATGGGCACCCAGAGcgacatatgtggttttctgccgcttctacaggtgactattcaaatactctgttcattacttccaattctatatagtcaaaatgactcttaaattttacgtcgaccttgtatgttaggtttgggcctgggagcaGTTCCTGCCATTGCAGCCACCTCTATCATCATTACCTCCAGATGTAGCACCTctgtttctccctctagctaggaggtgggttctccggcATGGAAACTACCGAGCCATtaatgctcatcataatctctcccttgtcagggatgtgttggatatgCTGGATGCCGCccaggtaaatatgtacctaaacttacttgttatatattcatttgtgttgcgcatactcacttttatgttattatttaatAGTTCGTCTGGATGCCATACAACGACGACTTGATAGCTGACCTGCCCGATTATTGTCGAGCCGGCCGACTAATTTGGAGCACTTCCGTCCCATTGATGTGCCGCgatattgtggagcatcatgcTACAAAGAGGGTACTTTTCCAGTTTGACCGTCCGCAGAATATACCGAGTCAGCCTACATGGGAGGCTACACATTATCAGCGGGATGATCATTCGAGGGCAGACGACACATTTGTAGCATGGCTAGAAGCGCAGGTCCATACTTGGGAGCAGCGAGAGGACCTGATTCCGCCACCACCTTCACAGATCCAGGTGGCGACTATTGAGATTTATACGTCCTGGTACCGCCGTCACACCCGACTGATAATCAGGAACCCCGTTCATCAAGCTGGCGATCGGTACAGACCATACGTCGGGAGGCACAAGGCACTGATATGTTTTTTTTGGAACCCATACTTATAACTGTGATATAACGTtatgtaattaatattttaaatgttgtGTAAGCTATTGTTTATTATTTATTCTACCAgttgggactgcagatgcagCAACATGGTGACAATCCTATAATCGTAGAGTATGGCCGCAAGGTAGTAGAGTTGGCTCTCCGGACACTACAGCGAGCCAGAGAGGACGAGAGGTTAGATCACGTTGCTGAGTATGTGGCGCCACAATAGCACCATCCGAGTAGGCCTGTCGCACAAGGCAGGGGTCCGGTACGAGCCAGGGATGCCCCACGAGGCAAGGCTATCCCACGAGACAGGGGTGACCCACGAGGTGTGGGGTACGGggaggaggtggtccccaacaAGGGGGAGTTGAGGCACCTGTTGAGCCACCTAATGAGGATCTTGGAGATGATCAGCTGGGTTACATCCCTCAGCTAGACGAGCCTTCCAGTAGCATGTCGTCGTATAGCCTTTAGCTGGAGCTGCCAGCATCGCAGGCAACCCCGTCAGATCCATtgttgatcacgggtacattcgacGGAGATGTAGAGCAGTTCTTTTCAGGCCCATCTACCGCAGTTGAGGATCGGCCGACTCGAGACGTGGATGGTGGGTGCAGGTTGAGTTTTGGCTCATCCCCCGCGGTTGATGCGGATCTATCACAGGCGCGTGTATATTTGTATTactgttaaattttaatttgtttttttccttaatgatttgccataaattaatttttaattttcttattaaaGATTCGTCTCAGCCCATTATAGAGCCCACTTTATGCGATGATGAGGACACCACGGATGCTTTATTCAGGAGCCCGACGAGACCATCGTAAGAAAatgtttttgacttaacacgtacattactaatatatattttcatatacTGAGCTTAGtaattgttttgtaggttgctgaaGGACCAACGGCCCCTTCTATCGATCTTGCCAGCTCTACTGACGATCATGCTGCTGcgcatcctcacataaagaggtGACGTGATGAGGATGATCCTAATAGTGTACCCGGCCGataggggatgcgcctcaggccagcggctgcattgaagcacacaggctgtgggactctttttttttggtattttatgtaaataatacattatgtaaataatggcaataattttattttaacacaatttgaacaacaattttattttaacactacaacacaaacacaaacacaaacacaaatatagtaaatataacataacataaattcagtacaaccaatgaaaacacatgacacggaaaacataaagatacactactacgctcaacacgtacatgtcattgtttagtcacAACCGtctagtattctctgctccaaccacttaaatttgtcttccagcttatttttgttttcttccacctccttgagtttcTCCGCAACTTCTCGTTTGGATTATCGCTCTCTTTCTCACTGCTTCAAACACAAACTACGAAGAGAATACAACTTGTCTTTGTAGCATTCCTACTGAcagggttcatcaatccatacctcaaaattgcaaacaGGTTCATCGGGAaccctataaaacttgttcatacatgtccagtagcggcgtccaaatTCTTTCCAACAATCTTGCATTATGCATTTTTTGCCGCACTcgcaccttgggacataaaggggttgagacatttgttaaagcgtaaagaaaaaccttgcttttatggaaatatttgttATTGGTTATTGTTAGGCGCAGAAAATTACTACAATGCGCctgttatttataggcaagatttcacacaaaatgtagtattgtaccgttctatacatattcaatttttctGAAACAAAACAGCTTTTGCGCGATCGGTTCAGGTTTTTTTTTTGCGACAAGaccacacaaaacgtagtattgtactgcgctatacatattcaatttttctGAAACAAAACAGATTTTGCGTAGTCGGTTaagcttttcagaccgacaagacaacacacaaaatgtagtattgtgCCACGTTATACTACTTTCAATTTTTCTAAAACGAAACAGCTTTTGTGCAATCGGTCAACTTTTCTTTGCGAGAAGACAatacacaaaatgtagtattgtaccgcgctatacatattcaatttttctgaaacgaaacagctTTTGCGCATTCTGTTCAGCTTTTCTTTGCGagaagacaacacacaaaatgtagtattttactgcgctatacatattcaatttttctGAAACGAAATAGCTTTTGCACAGTcggttcagcttttttttttttgcgagaagacaacacacaaaatgtagtattgtaccgcgctatacatatttataggcaagatttcacacAAAATGCGCGGTcggttcagcttttttttttttgcgacaAGACAACACGCGAAACGTATTattgtaccgcgctatacatatttaATTTTTCTGAAACAAAACAGCTTTTGCGCAGTCGGTTTAGCTTTTCAAACCGACAAGACAACATACAAAATGTAGTATTGTGTCACGCTATACTACTTTCAATTTTTCTGAAATGAAACAACTTTTGCGCAATCGGTCAGCTTTTCTTTGTCagaagacaacacacaaaatgtagtattgtaccgcgctatacatattcaatttttctTAAACGAAACAGCTTTTGCGCAGTCGGTTCAGCTTTTCTTTGTGAGAAGACAACACATAAAATGTAGTATTTCACCGCGCTATACGTATTCAATTTTTTTGAAACGAAACAGCTTTTGCACAGTCAATTCAGGTTTTGTTTTTTGCGagaagacaacacacaaaatgtagtattgtaccgcgctatacatattcaatttttctGAAACAAAACAGCAATGTCTTGATTTTtcctttattatcttttattttcatgtatGTTGCTTTAGTTATGGTTGTTGTGCTTTTATCTCTTCGAATATTATGTTGTGAAATTTCAATTTTCAGattggtcttctttactaacaccTATAAGTTGAATGTTGGACTACCATATCatcatcccaattcaaaaggtcatgttaaaaaataagatataacaagattgtggaacataattttgtTTATtagatattgcaacatacacaagtacaaacacttattacaaaaaatattacaaaaataaaacactaggtgtatccttgattgttgggtacattcgacgaacttataccaggagctggattaccaccgccacccaCACCAGCTGAAGGATATTTACGACAATTGTGTCCTATTTTGCGAGcatatgtgtcacacctcctttttgcgcgcccgccccgaggggttagatgcgcgggtggagtttttccaatttaagtgacaatattcgaaatgggattatttatttaattcagagtcgccacttgggaaaagtttggcttttggtgtcccaagtcaccggtttatcttgaatcccaaatcgaggaaaatattc contains:
- the LOC104225194 gene encoding serine/threonine-protein phosphatase 7 long form homolog, producing MFQDVQVLYGRHADGLVVALPQYMRSMMRAQYLDLLQQFTGFSPQGEDAASGGSRISVIAIRQHLKVLHADITGETEDLHIHQYTRLVLLLLFVGVLFPNTLGNLVSMRFLHHLQQLDELPQYSWGVAILAYLYRSMCWSSMGTQSDICGFLPLLQVWAWEQFLPLQPPLSSLPPDVAPLFLPLARRWVLRHGNYRAINAHHNLSLVRDVLDMLDAAQFVWMPYNDDLIADLPDYCRAGRLIWSTSVPLMCRDIVEHHATKRVLFQFDRPQNIPSQPTWEATHYQRDDHSRADDTFVAWLEAQVHTWEQREDLIPPPPSQIQVATIEIYTSWYRRHTRLIIRNPVHQAGDRYRPYVGRHKALICFFWNPYL